One Drosophila virilis strain 15010-1051.87 chromosome 5, Dvir_AGI_RSII-ME, whole genome shotgun sequence DNA window includes the following coding sequences:
- the lov gene encoding protein jim lovell isoform X2, translating into MLKDAEELIKRCKLTSLPLALHMNEFGRQVAPAPLALPLLAKPPTTPPGMGTGTNGAGADHHQHHTHHQMPMPLPLPLPMPAPSTHSHAHGSMHTTPPTTPPTPPALPLNMSQAATTTATTTATTAAAAAAAVAVAATTTHSPPATPTAVSAALGATQDHYSLRWNNHQNHILRAFDALLQTKTLVDVTLVCAETSIRAHKMVLSACSPFFQRVFAETPCKHPVIVLKDFRGWVVQAIVDFMYRGEISVPQQRLQTLIQAGESLQVRGLVESSVPEHTPTPAASPDDFNLLDASSLLSSSYEDESPSMVRPASGKLIMPSRLYGNPASAMAALSLRRKREQECDREPESDQELGGSSPMPRRKQARPRRRSGDVPHDFALNKPETTETAALQTVIKHELREEQEPEQEHSEKRSTADEASPMEQDEQQSQQTNEPEDEVEQREPGGHREPQQEHALPLITPGSSIQQAEQELDEEEDEDQEREHEHEQEEHEHEHEHDHVHEHDQDPDEDEDEEQDIEELIHTTNELRRQAAVAAANAAAMSPCPSDGPEDLCTTKKDKQDTSHAHSSDGESNNNNNNNNNSSKLQDNNQRIMLSLKDIRQLNAKPSATSTPSHTPNSSCAPGNNGLLSFPPPGMRPPGLPDSPPCHMEALEAQMHAAAAAAVAAAGAGENPFHHMEHQMEMSLAAAAAAAAMHQREPRDLRESREQALQREHNAFASNLLGPMGLPPFGGHNGAPGPGCPGQAPHERLEESMNRLSKEFGKEFGKEFGKEFGKDFGKDFCKEFAPTSPMSLPGHYNPQDGQPHPPSPLPFPGMSSALTLTPPHMFGLDSPLGLFPPGIDPGKLYNPLMEMSDPRDMPGGPPPFLKKKTAVTASRDQMFGMPKAKCHNNARI; encoded by the exons ATGTTAAAGGACGCCGAGGAGCTGATAAAACGCTGCAAACtgacgtcgctgccgctggcgctgcATATGAACGAGTTCGGCCGCCAGGTGGCGCCAGCGCCGCTTGCGTTGCCGCTGCTAGCAAAGCCGCCTACAACGCCTCCGGGCATGGGCACGGGCACGAACGGAGCGGGCGCggatcatcatcagcatcatacGCATCATCAGATGCCaatgccgctgcctctgccgctaCCAATGCCGGCGCCTTCGACGCACAGCCACGCCCATGGATCAATGCACACAACACCGCCCACAACGCCGCCCACGCCGCCAGCGCTGCCGCTGAACATGAGCCAAGCGGCAACCACAACCGCAACCACAACGGCCACAACAGCCGCCGCTGCGGCGGccgcggtggcggtggcggccaCAACGACGCACAGTccgcctgccacgcccacagcggTTAGTGCCGCCCTGGGGGCTACACAGGATCATTATAGTCTACGCTGGAACAACCATCAGAATCACATATTGCGCGCCTTCGACGCCCTGCTGCAGACCAAGACCCTCGTGGATGTGACCCTCGTCTGCGCGGAGACCTCAATACGGGCCCACAAAATGGTTCTGTCCGCCTGCTCGCCCTTCTTCCAGCGCGTTTTCGCCGAGACGCCCTGCAAGCATCCGGTGATCGTGCTGAAGGACTTTCGCGGCTGGGTCGTTCAAGCCATTGTGGACTTCATGTACCGTGGCGAGATCAGCGTGCCCCAGCAGCGCCTCCAGACGCTCATCCAGGCCGGCGAGTCGTTGCAGGTGCGCGGCCTTGTCGAGAGCTCCGTGCCGGAGCACACGCCCACACCGGCTGCCTCGCCCGACGACTTCAACCTGTTGGACGCCTCCTCGCTGCTGTCCTCCAGCTACGAGGACGAGTCGCCCTCGATGGTCAGGCCAGCGTCTGGCAAGCTGATCATGCCCAGCCGGCTCTATGGGAATCCGGCGAGCGCCATGGCGGCGCTCAGTCTGCGCCGCAAGCGGGAACAAGAGTGCGATCGGGAGCCGGAGAGCGATCAGGAGCTGGGCGGCAGTTCACCCATGCCGCGACGCAAGCAGGCTCGTCCACGGCGACGCTCGGGCGATGTTCCACACGACTTTGCGCTCAACAAGCCGGAGACTACGGAGACGGCGGCGCTGCAAACTGTGATCAAACATGAGCTGCGGGAGGAGCAGGAGCCGGAACAGGAGCACAGCGAGAAGCGTTCCACAGCGGACGAGGCCAGTCCCATGGAACAGGATGAGCAACAGTCTCAGCAAACAAACGAGCCCGAAGATGAAGTCGAGCAGCGAGAGCCGGGCGGGCACAGGGAGCCGCAGCAGGAGCACGCGTTACCCCTTATCACGCCCGGCAGTAGCATTCAGCAGGCGGAACAGGAGCTCGATGAGGAAGAGGACGAGGATCAGGAGCGGGAGCACGAGCACGAGCAGGAGGAGCATGAGCATGAGCACGAACACGATCACGTTCACGAACATGATCAAGATCCGgatgaggacgaggacgaggagcAGGACATAGAAGAGCTTATACACACGACCAACGAGCTGCGGCGTCAGGCGGCAGTAGCCGCCGCCAATGCAGCTGCCATGTCGCCCTGTCCCAGCGACGGGCCCGAGGATCTGTGCACCACCAAAAAGGACAAGCAGGACACCAGCCACGCGCACTCCTCGGATGgcgagagcaacaacaacaacaacaacaacaataacagcagcaagctGCAGGACAACAACCAACGCATCATGTTGTCCCTGAAGGACATCAGACAGCTGAACGCCAAGCCCAGCGCCACATCGACGCCCAGCCACACGCCGAACAGCAGCTGCGCGCCGGGCAATAATGGCCTCTTGTCCTTCCCGCCGCCAGGTATGCGTCCGCCCGGTCTGCCCGACAGCCCGCCCTGCCACATGGAGGCGCTGGAAGCGCAAATGCACGCCGCGGCCGCTGCCGCCGTAGCCGCAGCAGGCGCCGGTGAGAATCCGTTTCATCACATGGAGCACCAAATGGAAATGTCGCTGGCCGCGGCCGCCGCAGCGGCAGCCATGCACCAGCGTGAGCCACGCGATCTCCGAGAGAGCCGGGAGCAGGCGCTGCAGCGGGAGCACAATGCATTCGCCAGCAATCTGCTGGGGCCCATGGGGCTGCCGCCCTTTGGAGGACACAACGGAGCGCCGGGTCCGGGCTGTCCGGGTCAGGCGCCGCACGAGCGGCTCGAGGAAAGCATGAATCGGCTGAGCAAGGAGTTTGGCAAGGAGTTCGGCAAGGAGTTTGGCAAGGAGTTTGGCAAAGACTTTGGCAAGGACTTTTGCAAGGAGTTCGCGCCCACTTCGCCCATGAGCCTGCCTGGCCACTATAATCCACAGGACGGACAGCCGCATCCGCCGTCGCCGCTGCCCTTTCCCGGCATGTCCTCGGCGTTGACGCTAACGCCGCCGCACA TGTTTGGCCTGGACTCGCCGCTTGGCTTATTTCCGCCCGGCATTGATCCTGGCAAACTCTACAATCCGCTAATGGAAATGAGCGATCCACGCGATATGCCCGGCGGACCGCCGCCGTTtctcaaaaagaaaa CCGCAGTTACAGCGAGTCGTGATCAGATGTTTGGCATGCCAAAAGCGAAATGCCACAACAACGCTCGTATCTGA
- the lov gene encoding protein jim lovell isoform X1 has translation MLKDAEELIKRCKLTSLPLALHMNEFGRQVAPAPLALPLLAKPPTTPPGMGTGTNGAGADHHQHHTHHQMPMPLPLPLPMPAPSTHSHAHGSMHTTPPTTPPTPPALPLNMSQAATTTATTTATTAAAAAAAVAVAATTTHSPPATPTAVSAALGATQDHYSLRWNNHQNHILRAFDALLQTKTLVDVTLVCAETSIRAHKMVLSACSPFFQRVFAETPCKHPVIVLKDFRGWVVQAIVDFMYRGEISVPQQRLQTLIQAGESLQVRGLVESSVPEHTPTPAASPDDFNLLDASSLLSSSYEDESPSMVRPASGKLIMPSRLYGNPASAMAALSLRRKREQECDREPESDQELGGSSPMPRRKQARPRRRSGDVPHDFALNKPETTETAALQTVIKHELREEQEPEQEHSEKRSTADEASPMEQDEQQSQQTNEPEDEVEQREPGGHREPQQEHALPLITPGSSIQQAEQELDEEEDEDQEREHEHEQEEHEHEHEHDHVHEHDQDPDEDEDEEQDIEELIHTTNELRRQAAVAAANAAAMSPCPSDGPEDLCTTKKDKQDTSHAHSSDGESNNNNNNNNNSSKLQDNNQRIMLSLKDIRQLNAKPSATSTPSHTPNSSCAPGNNGLLSFPPPGMRPPGLPDSPPCHMEALEAQMHAAAAAAVAAAGAGENPFHHMEHQMEMSLAAAAAAAAMHQREPRDLRESREQALQREHNAFASNLLGPMGLPPFGGHNGAPGPGCPGQAPHERLEESMNRLSKEFGKEFGKEFGKEFGKDFGKDFCKEFAPTSPMSLPGHYNPQDGQPHPPSPLPFPGMSSALTLTPPHMFGLDSPLGLFPPGIDPGKLYNPLMEMSDPRDMPGGPPPFLKKKMPRPKGQHSAPRGGPPRSWTNTELTEALQHVWNKKMTTSQASRIFGIPYNSLLMYVRGKYGKSLKLEQLRKDCISGPPIEMLQMGISGGGGGSKSEKKERKEKDKEKNANANSGANNGSSGGNGNGNGGAGGGGGGGGGGGGGPPPMPHPSDLAGLGPLDLELGLPLGPPAGPRSGSSEPDLLGGPNALFNPFNPQGFYPDFAGGFPGLPLSMLNLLPPAERHHAAVAMHHLGVSMDEDCKSVGSKQSSSLDDDFAAGLPLALEQRRHSELSSNGSTLAQANGGAQD, from the exons ATGTTAAAGGACGCCGAGGAGCTGATAAAACGCTGCAAACtgacgtcgctgccgctggcgctgcATATGAACGAGTTCGGCCGCCAGGTGGCGCCAGCGCCGCTTGCGTTGCCGCTGCTAGCAAAGCCGCCTACAACGCCTCCGGGCATGGGCACGGGCACGAACGGAGCGGGCGCggatcatcatcagcatcatacGCATCATCAGATGCCaatgccgctgcctctgccgctaCCAATGCCGGCGCCTTCGACGCACAGCCACGCCCATGGATCAATGCACACAACACCGCCCACAACGCCGCCCACGCCGCCAGCGCTGCCGCTGAACATGAGCCAAGCGGCAACCACAACCGCAACCACAACGGCCACAACAGCCGCCGCTGCGGCGGccgcggtggcggtggcggccaCAACGACGCACAGTccgcctgccacgcccacagcggTTAGTGCCGCCCTGGGGGCTACACAGGATCATTATAGTCTACGCTGGAACAACCATCAGAATCACATATTGCGCGCCTTCGACGCCCTGCTGCAGACCAAGACCCTCGTGGATGTGACCCTCGTCTGCGCGGAGACCTCAATACGGGCCCACAAAATGGTTCTGTCCGCCTGCTCGCCCTTCTTCCAGCGCGTTTTCGCCGAGACGCCCTGCAAGCATCCGGTGATCGTGCTGAAGGACTTTCGCGGCTGGGTCGTTCAAGCCATTGTGGACTTCATGTACCGTGGCGAGATCAGCGTGCCCCAGCAGCGCCTCCAGACGCTCATCCAGGCCGGCGAGTCGTTGCAGGTGCGCGGCCTTGTCGAGAGCTCCGTGCCGGAGCACACGCCCACACCGGCTGCCTCGCCCGACGACTTCAACCTGTTGGACGCCTCCTCGCTGCTGTCCTCCAGCTACGAGGACGAGTCGCCCTCGATGGTCAGGCCAGCGTCTGGCAAGCTGATCATGCCCAGCCGGCTCTATGGGAATCCGGCGAGCGCCATGGCGGCGCTCAGTCTGCGCCGCAAGCGGGAACAAGAGTGCGATCGGGAGCCGGAGAGCGATCAGGAGCTGGGCGGCAGTTCACCCATGCCGCGACGCAAGCAGGCTCGTCCACGGCGACGCTCGGGCGATGTTCCACACGACTTTGCGCTCAACAAGCCGGAGACTACGGAGACGGCGGCGCTGCAAACTGTGATCAAACATGAGCTGCGGGAGGAGCAGGAGCCGGAACAGGAGCACAGCGAGAAGCGTTCCACAGCGGACGAGGCCAGTCCCATGGAACAGGATGAGCAACAGTCTCAGCAAACAAACGAGCCCGAAGATGAAGTCGAGCAGCGAGAGCCGGGCGGGCACAGGGAGCCGCAGCAGGAGCACGCGTTACCCCTTATCACGCCCGGCAGTAGCATTCAGCAGGCGGAACAGGAGCTCGATGAGGAAGAGGACGAGGATCAGGAGCGGGAGCACGAGCACGAGCAGGAGGAGCATGAGCATGAGCACGAACACGATCACGTTCACGAACATGATCAAGATCCGgatgaggacgaggacgaggagcAGGACATAGAAGAGCTTATACACACGACCAACGAGCTGCGGCGTCAGGCGGCAGTAGCCGCCGCCAATGCAGCTGCCATGTCGCCCTGTCCCAGCGACGGGCCCGAGGATCTGTGCACCACCAAAAAGGACAAGCAGGACACCAGCCACGCGCACTCCTCGGATGgcgagagcaacaacaacaacaacaacaacaataacagcagcaagctGCAGGACAACAACCAACGCATCATGTTGTCCCTGAAGGACATCAGACAGCTGAACGCCAAGCCCAGCGCCACATCGACGCCCAGCCACACGCCGAACAGCAGCTGCGCGCCGGGCAATAATGGCCTCTTGTCCTTCCCGCCGCCAGGTATGCGTCCGCCCGGTCTGCCCGACAGCCCGCCCTGCCACATGGAGGCGCTGGAAGCGCAAATGCACGCCGCGGCCGCTGCCGCCGTAGCCGCAGCAGGCGCCGGTGAGAATCCGTTTCATCACATGGAGCACCAAATGGAAATGTCGCTGGCCGCGGCCGCCGCAGCGGCAGCCATGCACCAGCGTGAGCCACGCGATCTCCGAGAGAGCCGGGAGCAGGCGCTGCAGCGGGAGCACAATGCATTCGCCAGCAATCTGCTGGGGCCCATGGGGCTGCCGCCCTTTGGAGGACACAACGGAGCGCCGGGTCCGGGCTGTCCGGGTCAGGCGCCGCACGAGCGGCTCGAGGAAAGCATGAATCGGCTGAGCAAGGAGTTTGGCAAGGAGTTCGGCAAGGAGTTTGGCAAGGAGTTTGGCAAAGACTTTGGCAAGGACTTTTGCAAGGAGTTCGCGCCCACTTCGCCCATGAGCCTGCCTGGCCACTATAATCCACAGGACGGACAGCCGCATCCGCCGTCGCCGCTGCCCTTTCCCGGCATGTCCTCGGCGTTGACGCTAACGCCGCCGCACA TGTTTGGCCTGGACTCGCCGCTTGGCTTATTTCCGCCCGGCATTGATCCTGGCAAACTCTACAATCCGCTAATGGAAATGAGCGATCCACGCGATATGCCCGGCGGACCGCCGCCGTTtctcaaaaagaaaa TGCCACGCCCCAAGGGACAGCATTCGGCGCCACGCGGCGGTCCGCCGCGCTCGTGGACCAACACGGAGCTAACGGAGGCACTGCAGCACGTGTGGAACAAGAAGATGACCACGTCGCAGGCCTCGCGCATCTTTGGCATACCCTACAACTCGCTCCTCATGTACGTGCGCGGCAAGTACGGCAAGAGTCTgaagctggagcagctgcgcAAGGACTGCATCAGCGGGCCGCCCATCGAGATGCTGCAGATGGGCatcagcggcggcggcggcggctccaAGAGCGAGAAGAAGGAGCGCAAGGAGAAGGACAAGGAGAagaatgccaatgccaattcGGGAGCCAACAATGGCTCTTCCGGTggcaacggcaatggcaatggtggtgctggtggtggcggtggcggtggcggtggtggtggtggtggtccGCCGCCCATGCCACATCCCAGCGATTTGGCTGGACTGGGTCCGCTCGACTTGGAGCTGGGCCTGCCGCTGGGTCCGCCCGCTGGTCCGCGCAGCGGCAGCTCCGAGCCAGATCTGCTGGGCGGGCCCAATGCATTGTTTAATCCCTTCAATCCGCAAGGCTTCTATCCGGACTTTGCCGGCGGCTTTCCGGGGCTGCCGCTCAGCATGCTGAACCTGCTGCCGCCGGCGGAGCGCCACCACGCAGCGGTGGCCATGCACCATCTGGGCGTTAGCATGGACGAGGACTGCAAATCGGTGGGCTCCAAGCAGTCCTCCTCGCTGGACGATGACTTCGCCGCCGGCCTGCCGCTGGCCCTCGAGCAGCGCCGCCACAGCGAGCTGTCCAGCAATGGATCGACGCTGGCGCAGGCGAATGGCGGGGCGCAGGATTGA